In Planctomycetota bacterium, the genomic stretch CGCTTCGCGATAGCGGCGCAGCGCCAAGTAGGCGCGCCCCCGGCCAAGCAGAGCCTCGTCGAGATTCGGGTCCAATTGCAGCGCCACGCCATAATTGGCGATCGATCGATCGGGCATGCCGGCGTTCAGATCCGCCGAGCCTCGGGCACAATACTGATCGGCCGTGATGTTGGCACTGGGCTTGTGCGGCAGCGCGGCCAGTTGCTCGGCCGTGGTCGAGTGAACCGGATCGTCGGTCGCCAAGGCCCCGGCTGGCGTTGCCGCGGGGGCGCTCTCGGCCGTGGCCAGCATTTCTTCAAGTTCCTGGCATAAGGTCGTCGCGTCGGTAAAGGCCGGGTCGATGCGGCGCGCTTGGCGGGCGTCGGCCAGGGCCGAATCGAATTGGCCGAGTTCCGCGTACGCCTGGGCCCGGCCAAAGTGGGCGTCGGTGCTTTCCGGATCAAAGCGGAGCTGCGAGCTGAAGTCTTCCAATGCCGGGCGAGCGCGACCCGCGCGCAGGTAGCACCAACCGCGATGGCCATGCGCGTCGGCCAGTTTGGGATTCAAGGCGATCGCCGCCGTGAATTCGGCACACGCGCCGGCCCAGTTTTCTTGCCGCGCGAGTTCCAGGCCACGGGCTAGGCATTGCCGCGAGCGCTCTTCCGGAGCTTGCGCCTCGATCATTGTCGGCGTCGCACCCGGGGAAACATGCTGCCCACGCGTGGGTAACAAGTTCGGCTTGTGCTTGTGGCCTGCCACTTGCCTGGGTTCGACGACGACGGGAGTTATCGCCGTCGACACTTGGCTCCGTGGTTCGGAAGGAGCATCTTCAATCACGATGGGAACCGACGTCGGCGGCATCAGCACCATGGCGCTAGACGGCGCTGGCGACGACGAGGAAGCCCTTTCCGCAGCAACGCCATCGGCGGCAGAATTGGATGCCACGACGGGTGACCTCACTACGGGCACAAGCTGCGGTTTTGTGGTGACGACGACCGGCGATGCGGGGGGTGGAGTAATGACAGGCGTAAGCGCCGCGGGCGACTCCTGATGGGCCAGTTCGGGCACGGCAAAATCTGGCTTGATGCCCGCAGTCGTCCTGGTCGCCTTGGGCAATTCCAAGCCAGCGCGCGGTGTATAGGTCGCGTCCTGTCGAGCACTTCGAACCGGCGTTTCGGAGCGCGCGGCCGGGTCACCCGTGGTCGGGTAAGGAGCGGCGGCCAGCTCGGGATGATTTGGAACCGCGGACGCATGCCGGGGAACGGCCGGCAGCGGTGACGGCGTCGTCACGTCCGTATCATGGCTCGCGGTGACCACGTGGGCCGACATTTCACGCTGCTCGATGAACGGGTCAATGGCCAGCGCTTTCTTCAGGTCGGCATCCACCAATTCCAACTTGCCGAGCGCGGCATAGACCTGGCTGCGGCGCAAGTAGGCTTCGGCCGCGCGACCGTCCAGCGCAATGGCTTGCGACAGATCGGCCAGCGCTTCCTGCGGTCGTTGCATCGAGGCCAGCGCCTGGCCGCGCACGGCCAGGATTTCGGCCGAGCGCGGCATCAGCTTGGCGGCGGTGTTCAAGTCGTCGAAAGCCAGGTGCGGCTGACCACATTTCAAATACGCGCGAGCGCGGGCCAGGTAGGCGGCCGGGTAGTTCGGGCTCATCCGCAGCGCGTCTGAGTAAGCGCGAATGGCTGAGCCAAAATCGCCGTTGGCCGTGTGATACCGGCCAATGTTGTAGGCGTCGATGGCGGGCAAGCCGGCTCGGGCCGCAGCGGGCCCGAGCAACGCCACGGATAGCAAGGCCACGCCGAAACGGCGGGCCACGGTTTGCAAAGAAACGCGCACGTTATATCCCCCTGCAACTCGACGATCTTGCCCGCGGCGGCGCGACTTTTAGCGACAGCGCAACGGCCGGGCAGTACGGTCCCTCGTTTCGTTTCCATCGGCGCAGGCCGCACAGGTTCTTTGCGCGAAATCATCGGCACAGATGGAATTCTCAGCGCAATCGGAACTGCTAGCGGGGCGTGATGATGGCGGCACTCGGTTTTTTCAGCTCGTGAAATCGCCGCTGGCGGGCACGTTGCTCGCCGCCGCGCGCCACCGTGCAACTGACGACGCGGCAAGACTTAACTGCAATTCATCGGCTTCTGCCGCGGCCGGCTGCCAGCGGTCCTACAAACCGTCGAACCGAACTTTTTGGCAAGGTTCAGGCAAGAAGAATAATCCGTATAAGCCCACCTGTCCGAAAAGACGGAAGGATACCCCAGTGGAGTCGAGGGGGGGCTTTGGCGCCCGCGCCGGCCAGGCTTGACTCCGCCCGCAATAGATCCAGACCCATGAATCTCAAGAAGTGCGCGCTCATTGTGGCGTGCGGCTGGACGGCGCTAGGCTGTACCAGCACCGCCATTCAAGACGAAATTATCAAGCGCCATCGCAAGTGCTGGTCGCACATGGCCTGGCACATGGAAAAGCCGAAGTTCAAGGCCGACGGTGGCGTACGCCCCTGGCTCGACGACTTTGGCCGCGGTTGGCGTGCCGGATATTACGACGTAGCGATGGGAGGCAGCGGCACGATTCCGTTGCTACCGCCCACGCGCTATTGGGGCACGTTCCATCACAACCCCACGGGGCGCGAAGAAGTCCAAGCCTGGTTCGCGGGCTACCAACAAGGAGTCACGGCCGCCAATGGGGACGCTGTCGGTCAGTGGATATCCATCCCGCAGTCGGGCGGCGAAGAGATGCTTCGCGAGATGCAACGGCGGCGGCGTCATCCGCCGGCCGAACCGATTCCGACCGGCGCGCCGATTGAGCAACAACCGCTGATTCCCGAAGACTTACCCGTCAAGCCGGACGGCCAAAAGCCCGAAGAGCTGCCGCAAAAGAACAAGGTAACGCTCGACGGCTCGTCGCGCCGCCCGCGCAGCGAAACCTCCAGCGAGGAAGCGGTGATCGCCGCGGCCAGCGAAGCCCCTGACGAAGTCACGCCCACGAGCCAAGAGATCGAAGTCGCGCCACAGCCCGCTCCGCGCGTGCCACCTGCTCCGCAATCCAAGCAGAAGGGTTTTTCACTCGACAAGCTGCGACTGGGAAGATAGCTGCCAATGCGCTGTCAAGTGGCGCCCGCCGAAGTACCGCGCCTGCCTGATTACTGCCTGAAACACAACCCGCTCAGAACTTGTGTCTGGTCCGTCGAGGGAGCCGCCATGAAACTTGTGTCCTCGTTACGCCGCATTGCCCTGGGAATCATCAGCGTGGCCCTGTCGGGCAGCGCGGGTTGCGTAGCCTGTAACGCCATTCCGGCAAGCCGCGTGCCAGCGTCCTTGCTGGCACGCCCACGGGCCGACAAGGAGCAGTTGAACCTGATCAAATTGCGGCAAGACCCGCCGGCGGTTTATCAATTGGGCCCGCGCGACATTCTGGGCATTTACATCGAAGGCGTGCTGGGCCAAAGCGACAGCCCGCCGCCGGTCCACTTTCCCGAGCGCGAGAGCAATACGCCGCCGGCGATTGGTTACCCGATTCCAGTGCGCGAAGATGGCACGCTGGCGTTGCCGCTGATCAAGCCGATCAAGGTGTCCGGCCTGACACTGACGCAGGCCGAAGATGAAATCCGCCGCCAATACATTGCGGCGGGCATTCTGCTGCCGGAAAAGGACCGCATCATCGTCACGTTGATTCGCAAGCGGACGTACCAGGTGCTGGTGGTGCGCGAGGATTTATCGCAGGCCGTCGGTGACGCCATTAGCAGCGCCCAGGGCCAGGTCCGCCGCGGCGCTTCACGCGTCGTCGACCTGAAGGCCTATGAAAACGACGTCTTGCACGCCTTGAGCGAAACGGGCGGCTTGCCGGGCCTGGACGCCAAGAACGAAGTCCGGATTCTCCGCGGCGCTTTCGCCGATGCCACCGGGCTGGCCGAGTTGATGGAAGACATTGAAGATGGCGAAGATCTCGCCTCCGGCGCCACGCCCGACAATCCAAACCTGATTCGCATTCCGCTGCGCCGCCGGGTGGAAGACCCACCGGTCAACATCTCGGAAGAAGACATCATCCTGGGCAACGGCGATATTGTCCTGATCTCGACGCGCGAACGGGAAGTGTTTTATACGGGCGGCGTGCTGTACGGGCGCGAAATCCTGCTGCCGCGAGACTATGACTTGGACGTACTCGGCGCGATCGCCATGGCCGGCGCCTCGATTGGCAGCGGCCCCACTTCGGGTAGTGGTGGCACCTCGCCCGTCATGGGCGGCGGCGGCGGCAACTTGTCCAGTGCGCGCGGCTTGATTCCACCGACCCAAATCATCGTCGTCCGCAAGACCAAGGGTGGCTATCAGATCCCAATCAAGGTCAGCACGACGACCGCCCTGAGCAACCCTGGTGAGCGAATCTTGATCCAACCTGGTGACCTGATCATCTTGCAATACACAACGGCCGAGTTGATCGGCAACATCCTGCTCAACAACATCCAATTCAACTACTTCTTGAATAAGATTCAGTAGCCATTTGGGCCGCGGGGTTTCCTTAGCCCGTGAGACAGACTTTCTTGAGCCGCCCCCTTAATCGGGGGGCGGCTTTTTTATTGCCCGCCCAGGTTATGGGAAGTTGGCGATGGCTTGGCCGCAGAACCGCGATTTTCTTCAGGGATCAAAGCGATAATAATCTTTTGCAACGCTGTACAGACGTGTCTATGATAATCGGTTAGGGCTTCCCAAGTCCCCATACCGCTTTAGATTGCGCTTAAACCAGGGTTGTCGACCGGTGCTTCCGCTTTAGCAGGTGAGCAGCGATGTTCCGCCTCCCAGCGGTGACACATGGCTATTTCGCAAAGCAATGGTTCGAGGTTGCGCTGGCCTGACTAGGCCAGGGAGTGGAAATCAACATG encodes the following:
- a CDS encoding tetratricopeptide repeat protein codes for the protein MRVSLQTVARRFGVALLSVALLGPAAARAGLPAIDAYNIGRYHTANGDFGSAIRAYSDALRMSPNYPAAYLARARAYLKCGQPHLAFDDLNTAAKLMPRSAEILAVRGQALASMQRPQEALADLSQAIALDGRAAEAYLRRSQVYAALGKLELVDADLKKALAIDPFIEQREMSAHVVTASHDTDVTTPSPLPAVPRHASAVPNHPELAAAPYPTTGDPAARSETPVRSARQDATYTPRAGLELPKATRTTAGIKPDFAVPELAHQESPAALTPVITPPPASPVVVTTKPQLVPVVRSPVVASNSAADGVAAERASSSSPAPSSAMVLMPPTSVPIVIEDAPSEPRSQVSTAITPVVVEPRQVAGHKHKPNLLPTRGQHVSPGATPTMIEAQAPEERSRQCLARGLELARQENWAGACAEFTAAIALNPKLADAHGHRGWCYLRAGRARPALEDFSSQLRFDPESTDAHFGRAQAYAELGQFDSALADARQARRIDPAFTDATTLCQELEEMLATAESAPAATPAGALATDDPVHSTTAEQLAALPHKPSANITADQYCARGSADLNAGMPDRSIANYGVALQLDPNLDEALLGRGRAYLALRRYREALIDFDAAIAQSPSAVHLYCVRAEAFFACHALDQACEDLQTALRLGPQSAAALELQERLVQARAQFPAAETTEPEENATASVIVAAPPSGPVTSISDDEVNTPPLESTPTSEEQVAVAPATVTPLESPAPSTSRRDKPAPPPAPTTSRKKLGQTLLNLFRSDELPIASPDAAPASTAAANQPRATTNANRAAVQQANALESLSTPTGAPPRAQSGKISEPAVRLATGLSEPRELAYAVPAVNDGDDPATTFSDARVPATTTSDTYDSMSDLTAHLDRYPQDVDVLRERGICYRAQGKYTEAMKDLTLAIKLAPGDVRNHLARAAVYSDEGRLADERDDLTEALRLLPDCHDALIRRGMNSLYQQANPAAFADFDRVIRQHPGNAQAWYGRGLAYAGQGQHERAINDLSEAVRLDPTLDAAADKLQQLRESPGR
- a CDS encoding polysaccharide biosynthesis/export family protein, producing the protein MKLVSSLRRIALGIISVALSGSAGCVACNAIPASRVPASLLARPRADKEQLNLIKLRQDPPAVYQLGPRDILGIYIEGVLGQSDSPPPVHFPERESNTPPAIGYPIPVREDGTLALPLIKPIKVSGLTLTQAEDEIRRQYIAAGILLPEKDRIIVTLIRKRTYQVLVVREDLSQAVGDAISSAQGQVRRGASRVVDLKAYENDVLHALSETGGLPGLDAKNEVRILRGAFADATGLAELMEDIEDGEDLASGATPDNPNLIRIPLRRRVEDPPVNISEEDIILGNGDIVLISTREREVFYTGGVLYGREILLPRDYDLDVLGAIAMAGASIGSGPTSGSGGTSPVMGGGGGNLSSARGLIPPTQIIVVRKTKGGYQIPIKVSTTTALSNPGERILIQPGDLIILQYTTAELIGNILLNNIQFNYFLNKIQ